The proteins below are encoded in one region of Podarcis raffonei isolate rPodRaf1 chromosome 6, rPodRaf1.pri, whole genome shotgun sequence:
- the LOC128416138 gene encoding interleukin-20-like isoform X3, whose protein sequence is MQVFFGLFLYLLLPPVLGDRFFQFGPCSISMNIHEIRECFGTIKKVIQARDPIRTASILHPHSLHNFQTLDSCCLARSILRFYLDKVFRYCETGSLYINRKISGIANSFLSIEKKFRVCQDENMCTCGEEATNKYQQIIRNYEQMDVTLAAMKALGELDILLNWLEAY, encoded by the exons ATGCAAGTCTTTTTCGGCCTCTTTCTCTATCTCCTGCTGCcgcctgttttgggggacaggttTTTCCAGTTTGGACCTTGCAGCATTTCAATGAATATTCATGAAATCCGGGAATGCTTTGGTACAATTAAAAAGGTCATT CAAGCCAGAGATCCTATCAGAACAGCAAGCATTTTGCACCCACATTCTCTGCATAACTTTCAA ACTTTAGACAGCTGTTGCCTTGCTCGTAGCATCTTAAGATTTTACCTGGACAAAGTCTTCAGGTactgtgagacaggaagtctttaCATCAATCGGAAAATCAGTGGCATAGCCAACTCCTTCCTCAGCATAGAGAAGAAATTCAGAGTGTGT CAGGATGAAAATATGTGCACCTGTGGGGAAGAGGCAACAAACAAATATCAGCAGATCATCAGAAACTATGAGCAG ATGGATGTTACACTTGCTGCTATGAAAGCCCTTGGAGAACTGGATATCCTGCTAAATTGGCTGGAGGCATATTAG
- the LOC128416138 gene encoding interleukin-20-like isoform X2, translating into MQVFFGLFLYLLLPPVLGDRFFQFGPCSISMNIHEIRECFGTIKKVIQARDPIRTASILHPHSLHNFQTLDSCCLARSILRFYLDKVFRYCETGSLYINRKISGIANSFLSIEKKFRVCDENMCTCGEEATNKYQQIIRNYEQRQKIQLWLSSSGSAMVQLSMSQQCDTPAKKANAILDCIN; encoded by the exons ATGCAAGTCTTTTTCGGCCTCTTTCTCTATCTCCTGCTGCcgcctgttttgggggacaggttTTTCCAGTTTGGACCTTGCAGCATTTCAATGAATATTCATGAAATCCGGGAATGCTTTGGTACAATTAAAAAGGTCATT CAAGCCAGAGATCCTATCAGAACAGCAAGCATTTTGCACCCACATTCTCTGCATAACTTTCAA ACTTTAGACAGCTGTTGCCTTGCTCGTAGCATCTTAAGATTTTACCTGGACAAAGTCTTCAGGTactgtgagacaggaagtctttaCATCAATCGGAAAATCAGTGGCATAGCCAACTCCTTCCTCAGCATAGAGAAGAAATTCAGAGTGTGT GATGAAAATATGTGCACCTGTGGGGAAGAGGCAACAAACAAATATCAGCAGATCATCAGAAACTATGAGCAG agACAGAAGATCCAATTATGGCTCTCTTCATCTGGTTCTGCCATGGTTCAGCTtagcatgagccaacagtgtgatacaccagcaaaaaaagctaatgctattctagactgcatcaactgA
- the LOC128416138 gene encoding interleukin-20-like isoform X5, translating to MQARDPIRTASILHPHSLHNFQTLDSCCLARSILRFYLDKVFRYCETGSLYINRKISGIANSFLSIEKKFRVCQDENMCTCGEEATNKYQQIIRNYEQRQKIQLWLSSSGSAMVQLSMSQQCDTPAKKANAILDCIN from the exons atg CAAGCCAGAGATCCTATCAGAACAGCAAGCATTTTGCACCCACATTCTCTGCATAACTTTCAA ACTTTAGACAGCTGTTGCCTTGCTCGTAGCATCTTAAGATTTTACCTGGACAAAGTCTTCAGGTactgtgagacaggaagtctttaCATCAATCGGAAAATCAGTGGCATAGCCAACTCCTTCCTCAGCATAGAGAAGAAATTCAGAGTGTGT CAGGATGAAAATATGTGCACCTGTGGGGAAGAGGCAACAAACAAATATCAGCAGATCATCAGAAACTATGAGCAG agACAGAAGATCCAATTATGGCTCTCTTCATCTGGTTCTGCCATGGTTCAGCTtagcatgagccaacagtgtgatacaccagcaaaaaaagctaatgctattctagactgcatcaactgA
- the LOC128416138 gene encoding interleukin-20-like isoform X4: MQVFFGLFLYLLLPPVLGDRFFQFGPCSISMNIHEIRECFGTIKKVIQARDPIRTASILHPHSLHNFQTLDSCCLARSILRFYLDKVFRYCETGSLYINRKISGIANSFLSIEKKFRVCDENMCTCGEEATNKYQQIIRNYEQMDVTLAAMKALGELDILLNWLEAY, from the exons ATGCAAGTCTTTTTCGGCCTCTTTCTCTATCTCCTGCTGCcgcctgttttgggggacaggttTTTCCAGTTTGGACCTTGCAGCATTTCAATGAATATTCATGAAATCCGGGAATGCTTTGGTACAATTAAAAAGGTCATT CAAGCCAGAGATCCTATCAGAACAGCAAGCATTTTGCACCCACATTCTCTGCATAACTTTCAA ACTTTAGACAGCTGTTGCCTTGCTCGTAGCATCTTAAGATTTTACCTGGACAAAGTCTTCAGGTactgtgagacaggaagtctttaCATCAATCGGAAAATCAGTGGCATAGCCAACTCCTTCCTCAGCATAGAGAAGAAATTCAGAGTGTGT GATGAAAATATGTGCACCTGTGGGGAAGAGGCAACAAACAAATATCAGCAGATCATCAGAAACTATGAGCAG ATGGATGTTACACTTGCTGCTATGAAAGCCCTTGGAGAACTGGATATCCTGCTAAATTGGCTGGAGGCATATTAG
- the LOC128416138 gene encoding interleukin-20-like isoform X1, which yields MQVFFGLFLYLLLPPVLGDRFFQFGPCSISMNIHEIRECFGTIKKVIQARDPIRTASILHPHSLHNFQTLDSCCLARSILRFYLDKVFRYCETGSLYINRKISGIANSFLSIEKKFRVCQDENMCTCGEEATNKYQQIIRNYEQRQKIQLWLSSSGSAMVQLSMSQQCDTPAKKANAILDCIN from the exons ATGCAAGTCTTTTTCGGCCTCTTTCTCTATCTCCTGCTGCcgcctgttttgggggacaggttTTTCCAGTTTGGACCTTGCAGCATTTCAATGAATATTCATGAAATCCGGGAATGCTTTGGTACAATTAAAAAGGTCATT CAAGCCAGAGATCCTATCAGAACAGCAAGCATTTTGCACCCACATTCTCTGCATAACTTTCAA ACTTTAGACAGCTGTTGCCTTGCTCGTAGCATCTTAAGATTTTACCTGGACAAAGTCTTCAGGTactgtgagacaggaagtctttaCATCAATCGGAAAATCAGTGGCATAGCCAACTCCTTCCTCAGCATAGAGAAGAAATTCAGAGTGTGT CAGGATGAAAATATGTGCACCTGTGGGGAAGAGGCAACAAACAAATATCAGCAGATCATCAGAAACTATGAGCAG agACAGAAGATCCAATTATGGCTCTCTTCATCTGGTTCTGCCATGGTTCAGCTtagcatgagccaacagtgtgatacaccagcaaaaaaagctaatgctattctagactgcatcaactgA